A genomic window from Herbiconiux aconitum includes:
- a CDS encoding fatty acid desaturase family protein has protein sequence MAGAFVSTVDSLPQTPTPRRGNSEFTELAQRIQESGLLRRRYGYYWTKLLLVPVTFAVCIWVFVQIGDTWWQLATAAVFAVLFTQTAFLGHDAAHRQIFQSGRWNDWTTLVLGNLFVGLSYGWWQHKHTRHHANPNKQGSDPDIELPVIAFTPEQVDRRRGPLASWLMAHQGAFFFPILLLEGLSLHASGVRRVFSGEPLKRRAVEIAFLAIRIGGFVTLTFLVLSPGVAAAFLGVQLGLFGFYMGSSFAPNHKGMPLVPKSMKLDFLRRQVMMSRNIRGSRVIDVAMGGLNYQIEHHLFPSMPRPHLRRAAPIVAAYCRDRDVPYLETGLFESYGIVLRYINHVGLGERDPFECPLAAQRQAI, from the coding sequence ATGGCAGGGGCCTTCGTGAGCACAGTCGATTCTCTTCCCCAGACGCCGACGCCGCGTCGCGGGAACAGCGAGTTCACGGAACTCGCGCAGCGCATCCAGGAGTCCGGACTGCTCCGCCGCCGCTACGGCTACTACTGGACCAAGCTGCTGCTGGTTCCGGTCACTTTTGCCGTGTGCATCTGGGTGTTCGTGCAGATCGGCGACACCTGGTGGCAGCTCGCGACGGCGGCCGTCTTCGCCGTACTGTTCACCCAGACGGCGTTCCTCGGCCACGACGCCGCCCATCGGCAGATCTTTCAGTCCGGGCGATGGAATGACTGGACGACACTGGTGCTCGGCAACCTCTTCGTGGGCCTGAGCTACGGATGGTGGCAGCACAAGCACACCCGCCACCACGCCAACCCCAACAAGCAGGGCTCCGACCCCGACATCGAGCTGCCCGTCATCGCCTTCACGCCCGAGCAGGTCGACCGGCGGCGCGGCCCACTCGCGTCGTGGCTGATGGCGCACCAGGGAGCGTTCTTCTTCCCGATCCTGCTGCTGGAGGGCCTGTCCCTTCATGCCTCCGGCGTGCGCCGGGTGTTCAGCGGGGAGCCGCTCAAACGGCGCGCCGTCGAGATCGCGTTCCTCGCCATCCGGATCGGCGGCTTCGTCACCCTGACGTTCCTCGTGCTCTCCCCCGGCGTGGCTGCAGCCTTCCTCGGTGTTCAGCTCGGCCTGTTCGGGTTCTACATGGGGTCGTCGTTCGCCCCGAACCACAAGGGAATGCCGCTGGTGCCGAAATCGATGAAGCTCGATTTCCTGCGCCGGCAGGTGATGATGAGCCGCAACATCCGGGGCAGCCGCGTGATCGACGTGGCGATGGGCGGACTCAACTACCAGATCGAGCATCATCTCTTCCCGTCGATGCCGAGGCCGCACCTGCGTCGGGCCGCACCGATCGTCGCCGCCTACTGCCGCGACCGCGACGTGCCCTACCTGGAGACCGGTCTGTTCGAGTCGTATGGCATCGTGCTGCGCTACATCAACCACGTCGGACTGGGCGAACGCGACCCCTTCGAGTGCCCGCTGGCGGCCCAGCGACAGGCGATCTGA
- a CDS encoding GAF and ANTAR domain-containing protein has product MTRRTREEQLAEAFVSLADTLVADYDVVELLHTLVVRSAEILGVADAGILLPADDGNLEVIASTSERSHLIGLLQLSSGEGPCVDAYATGHQVSVDDIAATSLRWPRFAARAGSLGYRSMYALPMRLRDRTIGSLNLFSDELGPADPRDMAAAQALADVATIGILQERALREADVARDQLQHALNSRVIIEQAKGVIAHTDGVDMEEAFRLLRARARNSGQMLSIVAHDVVESARRS; this is encoded by the coding sequence ATGACGCGTCGGACTCGAGAAGAGCAACTCGCGGAGGCCTTCGTGAGTCTCGCTGACACGCTCGTCGCCGATTACGACGTCGTCGAGCTGCTGCACACCCTGGTGGTGCGGAGCGCAGAAATCCTCGGTGTCGCGGATGCCGGCATCCTTCTGCCCGCCGACGACGGCAATCTCGAAGTCATCGCGTCGACGAGTGAGCGGAGCCACCTGATCGGCCTGCTGCAACTCTCCTCGGGCGAGGGGCCCTGCGTCGACGCCTATGCCACCGGGCACCAGGTGTCGGTCGACGACATCGCCGCCACCTCGCTCCGGTGGCCGAGGTTCGCGGCCCGGGCAGGAAGCCTCGGCTACCGATCGATGTACGCCCTTCCGATGCGCCTCCGCGACCGCACCATCGGGTCGCTGAACCTGTTCAGCGACGAACTCGGGCCTGCCGACCCCCGAGACATGGCCGCAGCCCAGGCACTGGCTGACGTCGCCACGATCGGAATCCTCCAGGAGCGTGCGCTCCGCGAAGCCGACGTCGCCCGCGACCAGCTGCAACACGCGCTGAACAGCCGGGTGATCATCGAGCAGGCGAAGGGCGTGATCGCCCACACCGACGGGGTCGACATGGAAGAGGCCTTCCGGTTGCTCCGCGCGCGGGCCCGCAACAGCGGACAGATGCTGTCGATCGTCGCGCACGACGTGGTCGAATCGGCACGACGGTCCTGA
- a CDS encoding GNAT family N-acetyltransferase produces the protein MTADRIERVDPSSDDARDILRLYYGELVGRYHGRDAEPVEVEQAMADEPSDDLVGETGLFVIARDAHGVAMGCGGLRFVDARVAELTRVFVAPAGRGSGTGSLVVSELEHLARLSGRQTIRLDTRRDLVEARRLYARLGYQEVPAFNDDPYAEHWFSKSIVATG, from the coding sequence ATGACTGCCGATCGCATCGAGCGCGTCGATCCCTCCTCCGACGACGCCCGCGACATTCTGCGCCTTTACTACGGCGAATTGGTGGGGCGCTATCACGGGCGTGACGCCGAGCCGGTCGAGGTCGAACAGGCGATGGCCGATGAGCCGAGCGATGACCTGGTGGGCGAGACCGGCTTGTTCGTGATCGCGCGCGACGCGCACGGAGTCGCGATGGGATGCGGCGGGCTTCGCTTCGTCGACGCCCGCGTGGCCGAGCTCACCCGCGTCTTCGTCGCGCCCGCGGGCCGGGGCTCGGGCACCGGCTCGCTCGTCGTGAGCGAACTGGAGCACCTGGCGCGCCTTTCAGGCCGCCAGACGATACGACTCGACACCCGGCGCGACCTGGTGGAGGCTCGGCGACTCTATGCCCGGCTCGGCTATCAGGAGGTCCCGGCTTTCAACGACGACCCCTACGCGGAGCACTGGTTCTCGAAGTCGATCGTCGCTACCGGGTGA
- a CDS encoding sugar phosphate isomerase/epimerase family protein, with amino-acid sequence MSDASSDVLVETAVDVPSGLPARIPTPQPGDPRLARLSLNQRTTANWSLREAIDGTVAAGLGSIGLWREPVAEVGLATAVEWVRASGVRVSSLCRGGFFTAADPTARRAAHDDNVRAIEEAAALGARTLVLVPGGLPEGSKDLAGARARAAEAIAALAPVAKRHGVVLGIEPMNPIFAADRGVVSTLGQALDIAEQFPADEVGVVVDTFHLWWEPAVEEQIMRASDRIVSYQVCDWITPLPADTLLSRGMMGDGHIDFPGFTSAVTAAGYTGDVEVEIFNADVWAAPGAAVLATLARRYLELVEPWLGAAGLDTVRPRA; translated from the coding sequence ATGAGCGACGCATCCAGCGACGTGCTGGTCGAGACCGCTGTCGACGTTCCGAGCGGCCTTCCCGCGCGCATCCCGACGCCGCAGCCCGGCGACCCGCGTCTCGCGCGGCTCTCGCTGAACCAGCGCACCACCGCGAACTGGAGCCTGCGCGAGGCGATCGACGGCACGGTCGCTGCCGGTCTCGGCTCGATCGGTCTCTGGCGCGAACCCGTGGCCGAGGTGGGTCTGGCGACCGCGGTGGAGTGGGTGCGGGCATCCGGTGTCCGCGTGTCGTCGTTGTGTCGCGGGGGGTTCTTCACCGCCGCCGACCCGACGGCCCGCCGCGCAGCCCACGACGATAACGTGCGGGCGATCGAGGAAGCGGCGGCGCTCGGCGCCCGTACCCTCGTGCTGGTGCCGGGTGGCCTCCCCGAGGGGTCGAAAGATCTCGCGGGCGCCCGGGCGCGCGCGGCCGAAGCCATCGCCGCGCTCGCGCCCGTGGCGAAGCGGCACGGCGTCGTGCTCGGCATCGAGCCGATGAACCCGATCTTCGCCGCCGATCGCGGAGTGGTCTCGACGCTGGGGCAGGCTCTCGACATCGCCGAGCAGTTCCCGGCCGACGAGGTGGGCGTCGTGGTCGACACCTTCCATCTCTGGTGGGAGCCGGCGGTCGAGGAGCAGATCATGCGGGCATCCGATCGCATCGTGAGCTACCAGGTGTGCGACTGGATCACGCCTCTGCCGGCCGACACGCTGCTCTCGCGCGGGATGATGGGCGACGGTCACATCGACTTCCCCGGCTTCACGTCGGCCGTGACGGCGGCCGGCTACACGGGCGACGTCGAGGTCGAGATCTTCAACGCCGACGTCTGGGCAGCGCCGGGCGCCGCGGTGCTGGCCACCCTGGCGCGACGCTACCTGGAGCTGGTCGAGCCGTGGCTCGGAGCCGCAGGCCTCGACACGGTGCGACCCAGAGCGTAA
- a CDS encoding dihydrodipicolinate synthase family protein, producing MTTATGRRLSIPTTEGWREIELNAPRDWTAHPEPYSSRVAFAAAHVVADPHGNNVPGAPAAIDWDATLGFRRRLFEYGLGVAEAMDTAQRNMGLDWPAIQQLVSRSAAQAAEFGARIASGAGTDHLPDAATAATPASLAAVEAAYLEQVAFVEGTGSQVIVMASRHLARAAAGPDDYLAVYDRILSQVSQPVVLHWLGEAFDPQLRGYWGSTDVGTATETFLGLVRAHAAKVDGVKVSLLDASHEISLRRALPKGVRLYTGDDFNYPELIRGDDEGHSDALLGAFAAIAPAASAALAALDDGDLARYDAEMAPTLALSRHIFEAPTFYYKVGIAFTAWLTGAQSGFQMVGGLQSARSLPHLARVFELLNDARLLPDPELAVHRLGLVADSLGARR from the coding sequence GTGACCACGGCGACAGGTCGTCGGCTGTCCATCCCGACCACCGAGGGGTGGCGGGAGATCGAGCTGAACGCGCCGCGCGACTGGACCGCGCATCCGGAGCCTTACTCCTCCCGCGTGGCCTTCGCTGCGGCGCACGTCGTGGCCGACCCGCACGGGAACAACGTGCCCGGAGCACCGGCCGCGATCGACTGGGACGCGACCCTCGGCTTCCGGCGCCGACTCTTCGAATACGGTCTCGGTGTCGCCGAGGCGATGGACACCGCGCAGCGCAACATGGGGCTCGACTGGCCCGCCATCCAGCAGCTCGTCTCGCGTAGCGCCGCCCAAGCAGCCGAGTTCGGCGCACGCATCGCCTCGGGCGCCGGCACCGACCACCTGCCCGATGCGGCGACCGCGGCGACGCCCGCCAGCCTGGCCGCGGTCGAGGCCGCCTACCTCGAACAGGTGGCCTTCGTCGAGGGCACGGGTTCGCAGGTCATCGTGATGGCGTCTCGCCACCTCGCGCGAGCCGCGGCGGGGCCCGACGACTACCTCGCCGTCTACGACCGCATCCTGAGCCAGGTGTCGCAGCCGGTCGTGCTGCACTGGCTCGGCGAGGCCTTCGATCCGCAGTTGCGCGGCTACTGGGGGTCGACGGATGTCGGAACCGCGACCGAGACCTTCCTCGGCCTGGTGCGCGCCCACGCCGCGAAGGTCGACGGCGTGAAGGTGTCGCTGCTGGATGCCTCGCACGAGATCAGCTTGCGCCGCGCGCTGCCCAAGGGCGTGCGCCTCTACACCGGCGACGACTTCAACTACCCCGAGCTGATCCGCGGCGACGACGAGGGCCACTCGGATGCGCTGCTCGGCGCGTTCGCGGCCATCGCGCCGGCTGCCTCCGCGGCTCTCGCGGCCCTCGACGACGGCGATCTCGCCCGCTACGACGCCGAGATGGCACCGACGCTCGCGCTGTCGCGGCACATCTTCGAGGCGCCCACCTTCTACTACAAGGTCGGCATCGCGTTCACCGCGTGGCTGACCGGAGCGCAGAGCGGGTTCCAGATGGTGGGTGGACTGCAGTCGGCCCGGAGCCTGCCCCACCTCGCCCGCGTGTTCGAGCTGCTCAACGACGCCCGGTTGCTTCCCGACCCCGAGCTCGCGGTGCACCGCCTCGGGCTCGTGGCCGATTCGCTGGGAGCGCGCCGATGA
- a CDS encoding DUF6325 family protein, translating into MTDAALDELGPVDFIVVEFPAGQSNFTGEMADELVRLVDAGLIRVVDILILAKDDDGAVEALELSEAGDLGGLVSIEAELAELLAADDVAHLAAAMEPGSVAGVLVYENLWSAGFAAAARRAGGQLIANGRIPIQAIIASIEADAELETAGQ; encoded by the coding sequence ATGACAGATGCAGCGTTGGATGAACTGGGCCCCGTCGACTTCATCGTCGTCGAATTCCCCGCGGGCCAGTCAAACTTCACCGGCGAGATGGCCGACGAGCTGGTGCGACTGGTCGATGCCGGTCTGATCAGGGTCGTCGACATCCTGATTCTCGCGAAGGACGACGACGGAGCCGTCGAAGCCCTCGAACTGTCCGAGGCCGGGGATCTCGGGGGTCTCGTCTCGATCGAGGCCGAACTCGCCGAACTCCTAGCCGCCGACGACGTCGCCCACCTCGCGGCCGCGATGGAACCGGGCAGTGTCGCCGGCGTGCTCGTCTACGAGAATCTCTGGAGCGCCGGATTCGCGGCCGCGGCTCGCCGGGCCGGCGGTCAGCTCATCGCGAACGGGCGCATCCCGATCCAAGCCATCATCGCGTCGATCGAAGCCGACGCCGAACTCGAAACGGCAGGTCAGTGA
- a CDS encoding AI-2E family transporter yields the protein MSTDDSSPASVPSAPQPDSAPLTEQPAAPEPPEPRPTLRALLTDRLGEVGIRSAQILLGLTLAAVIVFGLVQLKLVVIPVLIALILAAALSPVIRWMRRRGLSAILATWITLIGGIVVFGGIVTLIVMAVRGQWEELSKSAVDGIDRIGDFLQSGALPIDSAQLDDAREAISGFLTSSQFGTGALAGVSAAAEVITGALLAVVVLFFFLKDGDRIWAFFLRPFTGRRLERGHRIGATAVRTLGGYVRGTAIIAFVDAAGIGIGLAILQVPLALPLAVIVFIGAFIPIVGATVAGILAALVALVANGPVVALIVVAIVVAVNQLEGNFLQPVVQARSLKLHPLVILVALTAGTILGGIVGAVLSVPIAAVAWAIVKAWNPPAQPAPPFAEPSQAERV from the coding sequence ATGAGCACCGATGATTCCTCGCCCGCCTCCGTCCCGTCGGCGCCGCAGCCCGACTCCGCGCCGCTGACCGAGCAGCCGGCGGCACCCGAACCGCCCGAGCCGCGGCCGACCCTCCGTGCGCTCCTCACCGACCGGTTGGGGGAGGTCGGCATCCGGAGCGCGCAGATCCTGCTCGGGCTCACGCTCGCCGCCGTGATCGTGTTCGGGCTGGTGCAGTTGAAGCTCGTCGTGATTCCGGTGCTGATCGCTCTGATCCTCGCGGCCGCTCTCTCGCCGGTGATCAGATGGATGCGCCGACGGGGTCTCTCGGCGATCCTGGCCACCTGGATCACCCTGATCGGCGGCATCGTGGTGTTCGGCGGCATCGTGACCCTGATCGTGATGGCCGTGCGTGGGCAGTGGGAGGAGTTGTCGAAGTCGGCGGTCGACGGCATCGACCGCATCGGCGACTTCCTGCAATCGGGCGCCCTGCCCATCGACTCGGCGCAGCTCGACGATGCGCGCGAGGCGATCAGCGGCTTCCTCACCAGCAGCCAGTTCGGCACCGGCGCACTCGCGGGCGTCTCAGCCGCCGCCGAGGTCATCACCGGTGCGTTGCTCGCCGTGGTCGTGCTGTTCTTCTTCTTGAAAGACGGCGACCGCATCTGGGCGTTCTTCCTCCGCCCCTTCACCGGCCGTCGACTCGAACGAGGTCACCGGATCGGCGCCACCGCGGTGCGCACGCTCGGGGGCTACGTGCGGGGCACGGCCATCATCGCGTTCGTCGACGCGGCCGGCATCGGCATCGGCCTGGCCATCCTGCAGGTGCCGCTCGCGCTGCCGCTGGCGGTCATCGTGTTCATCGGGGCGTTCATCCCGATCGTCGGTGCGACCGTCGCCGGCATCCTGGCCGCGCTCGTCGCGCTGGTGGCCAACGGGCCGGTCGTCGCTCTCATCGTGGTGGCGATCGTCGTGGCCGTGAATCAGCTCGAGGGCAATTTCCTGCAGCCTGTGGTGCAAGCGCGATCGCTGAAGCTGCATCCGCTCGTCATCCTGGTCGCCCTGACCGCGGGCACCATTCTCGGCGGGATCGTCGGCGCCGTGCTGTCGGTGCCCATCGCCGCCGTGGCCTGGGCCATCGTGAAGGCGTGGAATCCGCCGGCGCAACCCGCGCCTCCGTTCGCGGAGCCGTCGCAAGCAGAACGCGTCTAA